Part of the Yersinia hibernica genome, GCTAGGAACAGTCAACTATAGCTTAGGTTTTAATCGGTTAAATAATCGCTATGGTAATAGTGATAATACCTTACGTTTATCACTCAGCATTCCATTAGATACCGCATCAAGTTATCGTAATAGGCCAAGATTAACGTCGACAATAAGTCATAATGATCGTGAGTCCCGCTTAAAAACAGCGATTAGTGGCACAGTTGGCGAACATCAAGAATATAGCTATGGGACCTGGGTTGATGGAACAAGCAATAGTGATCGCAATTTTGGTGTTAACGGTGGATATACTGGCAACACATCATTAATAAACCTTGGTTATAGCCAAGGTAGATCAAACTCTATGGCTTCAGTAAATTTAAGCAGTGGCGTTGTCGTGCATGCGGGCGGTGTGAATCTATCGCACTCGATTAGCGATACCCTAGGTATTATTGAAGCCAAAGGTGCAACGGGAGCCAGTGTTTATCCTTATACAAATGCACGGGTTGCTAAAAATGGATATGCTATTTTACCGTATTTGTCACCATTTCAATACAATGATATCTCACTTAATGTAAAAGATATGCCAACTAATATAGAGATTGAAGAGGATAGAATTAAAATAGTACCAACAGCAGGTGCTTCTATATTGGTGAAATTTGATACTAAAAATGTTAATAACCAAATTCTTAAGATTAAGAGTGAAGCAGGAAACTATATTCCCTTTGGGGCCAACGCCTATAATGCTGCTGGTGATTCACTAGGTGTGGTTGGTCAAGGTGGGAATATCATTCTCTCGAATGAAGAATCGCAGAGTATTTCTATTGTTTGGAATAGTAAAGAAGGTACACAGAAATGTTTTATCAATTATATACCTGAATCCTATTCTGAAGATGAAAATATAAAGATCGTCAACACTATTTGTCGTAATGAAATTATCTAACCTAATTGAGGTGAGTATTAGATGTTAATTATTAGGATGTTAGCCATTGTTATTTTATCGTTAGGTTGGATAAGTTCGGGGGCAATAGCGGCAACTTGTTCGGGGAATATAGCAACGGCCTCTATGCTGCCATTGGTTCTTAACCCAGCAGAGAATGGGGGGATAGGTACAGTTCTTGGCACACAGCTTATTTCCGTCAATGCATTAAATTATACCTGTGGGTCAAATATAAAGACCCGACTAACGTCTACTTATACACGTGGTAACTCTTTATCAGCTCTGCCTGATGTATATAATACTGAAATTGGTGGGGTAGGAATCAGAATAAAATGGCCCGTTAGCCGTGCCACTGCCTATTTACCAACTATTCAAGATTGTCAGTCGCCTTGCACCATAAATAAAGATGATTTATTAATCGAATTTGTTCAAACCGGAAAAGTCATTGCAGGCGATATCCCTCTGGGTGAAATTGCAGAGGTTGTTCTTACGGCAGCTGAAGAAACAAGCAATAGTGTAAAATTATTATCTGTAGTGTTAGTAGCCAATACTTCAGTTGTTGTACGATCCTGCATGATCGCAAATTCAAATTTAAATATTGATTTGGGTAGTTACCCTCTTTCTGATTTCAATACCGGTAATAAACATGGAAATAAAATCCCTTTTTCAATTTCAGTATATTGTCCACAAGAGTCCTCCGTGAAAATAGCCTTTACTACTGTTGAACAACAACCTGTAGGTTCATCTAGAGGGGTTATTCAAAATACTATTCCCGTAGAGAGCGGTGGTGCCAAAGGAATAGGGACAAGGATGTTAACTGAGAATGGAGTTATTCCTCAACAGGTAGATGGTACAGTGTCATCAAAAATTTTAGTTAATGCAGATGAACATAAAGATCTGAAGTATTCCGCTCAAATATACATAGTGGATACAGATAGAAAAAATATCAC contains:
- a CDS encoding fimbrial protein gives rise to the protein MLIIRMLAIVILSLGWISSGAIAATCSGNIATASMLPLVLNPAENGGIGTVLGTQLISVNALNYTCGSNIKTRLTSTYTRGNSLSALPDVYNTEIGGVGIRIKWPVSRATAYLPTIQDCQSPCTINKDDLLIEFVQTGKVIAGDIPLGEIAEVVLTAAEETSNSVKLLSVVLVANTSVVVRSCMIANSNLNIDLGSYPLSDFNTGNKHGNKIPFSISVYCPQESSVKIAFTTVEQQPVGSSRGVIQNTIPVESGGAKGIGTRMLTENGVIPQQVDGTVSSKILVNADEHKDLKYSAQIYIVDTDRKNITSGNISGQVYFNLTIE